In a genomic window of Anaerolineales bacterium:
- a CDS encoding TetR/AcrR family transcriptional regulator yields MADDRRIKRTRRALAAAIVELASTRPYDSISIREITEKADVGYATFFRHYDSKDDLLLELFDRVTQSMEDPAGGSGEDHFRNEGRLAFSQVKQNEAVFRSILQNHAFTRKLRKVLIEHINRGMRRHGVRQLHPEIPTEIMVHQMAVGVIGLFEWWLDQKMRTPIDTMARIYELTIMQAIRSG; encoded by the coding sequence GTGGCGGACGATCGACGGATAAAAAGAACCCGGCGCGCGCTGGCGGCCGCGATCGTCGAGCTGGCGTCGACCCGCCCGTACGATTCGATTTCCATCCGGGAGATCACCGAAAAGGCCGACGTCGGGTATGCGACCTTCTTCCGCCATTACGACAGCAAGGATGATCTTCTCTTGGAGCTGTTCGACCGGGTCACCCAGAGCATGGAGGATCCGGCGGGCGGGTCCGGCGAAGACCATTTCCGGAACGAAGGCAGGCTGGCGTTCTCCCAGGTAAAACAAAACGAGGCGGTTTTCCGGAGCATTCTGCAAAACCATGCCTTCACCCGGAAACTCCGAAAGGTGCTGATCGAGCACATCAACCGGGGAATGCGGCGGCACGGCGTGCGGCAGCTCCACCCGGAGATACCGACGGAAATCATGGTCCATCAAATGGCGGTGGGCGTGATCGGCCTGTTTGAGTGGTGGTTGGATCAAAAAATGCGCACCCCGATCGATACCATGGCCCGGATTTACGAGTTGACTATCATGCAGGCGATCCGATCGGGATGA
- a CDS encoding winged helix-turn-helix transcriptional regulator — protein sequence MNNFLDQISVTFKALGDPQRLKILRLVATKKHDFYVSEIAKKLGITNSAVSQHLKVLKNARIVEPVRDGFHTYYRMRKGAVADFRKNIDRLIRVGFLDCTFDGPCSECPDKKRCLEE from the coding sequence ATGAACAACTTCCTGGATCAGATTTCGGTCACTTTCAAAGCCCTTGGAGACCCCCAAAGGTTAAAGATCCTGCGGTTGGTGGCCACCAAAAAACACGATTTTTATGTTTCCGAAATCGCCAAAAAGCTGGGCATCACCAATTCCGCGGTTTCGCAGCACTTGAAAGTGCTGAAAAACGCTAGAATCGTGGAACCGGTGAGGGACGGATTTCACACGTATTACCGGATGCGGAAAGGTGCGGTCGCAGATTTCCGGAAGAACATCGACCGGTTGATTCGAGTCGGGTTTCTGGACTGTACGTTCGACGGTCCCTGTTCGGAGTGTCCGGATAAAAAGCGCTGCCTGGAAGAGTAA
- a CDS encoding class I SAM-dependent methyltransferase — MGEVMSRLEFSVMALAFSVRDAVRRPKKVLAQTGIRPGDQVLDFGCGTGSFSFAAAKIVGDRGLVYAADILPLAVERIALRLRKKGVRNIQPLCTGCDTGLKEASMDAILVFDTFHMCDAKEQILQELFRVLKPDGCLYFSDHHMKEKNIQLELTRSGLFRRTNKNPFFQTFLKTGPSGTPGLPVARKTIMETAQPAPAA; from the coding sequence ATGGGTGAAGTGATGAGCCGTCTGGAATTTTCTGTTATGGCGTTGGCGTTTTCGGTGCGGGACGCCGTCCGAAGACCGAAGAAGGTCCTCGCGCAAACCGGCATCCGGCCGGGCGATCAGGTTCTGGATTTCGGCTGCGGAACCGGCAGTTTCTCGTTTGCGGCGGCCAAGATTGTCGGCGACCGGGGGTTGGTATACGCCGCGGACATCCTCCCCCTGGCGGTGGAAAGGATTGCCCTACGCCTGCGGAAGAAAGGGGTACGCAACATCCAGCCGCTGTGTACCGGCTGCGACACCGGCTTGAAGGAAGCCAGCATGGATGCCATTTTGGTTTTCGATACGTTTCATATGTGCGATGCGAAGGAACAAATCCTGCAGGAGTTGTTCCGGGTGCTGAAACCGGACGGCTGTTTATATTTCAGCGATCACCATATGAAAGAGAAGAATATCCAGCTGGAACTCACCCGGTCCGGATTATTTCGCCGGACGAACAAGAATCCGTTTTTCCAGACGTTTCTCAAGACCGGACCGTCCGGTACGCCCGGTCTTCCGGTTGCGCGGAAAACGATAATGGAAACGGCGCAACCGGCTCCGGCCGCCTGA